One part of the Chryseobacterium mulctrae genome encodes these proteins:
- a CDS encoding helix-turn-helix domain-containing protein, giving the protein MQTTNPFQTILDELGEVKEILYSLKKEPEIELKKKLYSIKECSEILKLDYQTVRSHILKGNIKAEQIGRFYRISHLDLMNALNDVKSLKYKR; this is encoded by the coding sequence ATGCAGACAACCAATCCATTCCAAACCATTCTTGATGAATTAGGGGAAGTAAAAGAGATACTCTATTCTCTCAAAAAAGAACCTGAAATCGAATTGAAAAAGAAGCTATACTCTATCAAAGAGTGTTCAGAAATTCTTAAACTCGATTATCAGACGGTTCGCTCACACATTTTAAAAGGGAACATTAAAGCGGAACAAATCGGACGATTCTATCGAATTAGCCATTTGGATCTGATGAATGCTTTAAACGATGTCAAATCGCTAAAGTATAAAAGATAA
- a CDS encoding primase-helicase family protein, which yields MSEKIPYIRVGTTYYKKIEKPLISGDKISILVRWNRETIISDYGKVYVSKVPKYDGFCCIPSHLQYQQIIQGFYNVYNEIPYQPIEENLEIDSLLEKIPFSLKFMEHIFGEQLELGLDYIKILLQYPIQMLPILCLVSKERSTGKSTFIKWLKSIFGLNMTYIKGDSFSSQFNSDWTSMLIVAIDEVFFEKKEITERLKYLSTTDKDKKEAKGKDREEVEFFGKFILCSNNEDNFIQIDENEIRFWIIKVRSIKSENTEFLHNLYKEIPYFLRYLIQRPFHSHKETRMWFTDSQIRTKALQRLVWKNSNKLESKIIELLYEFFESNEDSKIHCIPQDIFNMLGKKCSKTVIGQSMMSGNYSKKSGNSSLKKIH from the coding sequence ATGAGCGAAAAAATTCCTTATATAAGAGTAGGAACAACGTACTATAAAAAGATTGAAAAACCATTAATTTCCGGAGATAAGATCTCGATATTAGTCCGCTGGAATCGTGAAACGATTATCAGCGACTATGGAAAAGTATACGTTTCAAAAGTTCCCAAGTATGATGGCTTCTGTTGCATTCCTTCCCATCTGCAATACCAGCAGATCATTCAAGGATTCTACAATGTCTACAATGAAATCCCTTACCAGCCTATTGAAGAGAATTTAGAAATCGATTCACTTCTAGAAAAAATTCCATTTTCCTTGAAGTTTATGGAACATATTTTTGGAGAACAGTTGGAGCTGGGCTTAGACTATATCAAAATTTTGTTGCAATATCCCATACAAATGCTACCGATCCTTTGCTTGGTCAGCAAAGAAAGATCTACCGGAAAATCCACATTCATTAAATGGCTTAAATCTATCTTCGGACTTAATATGACCTATATAAAAGGAGATTCCTTCAGCAGTCAGTTCAATTCGGATTGGACATCGATGTTGATTGTAGCCATTGATGAAGTATTCTTCGAAAAAAAGGAAATTACGGAACGTTTAAAATATCTTTCCACGACTGACAAAGACAAAAAAGAAGCCAAGGGAAAAGACCGTGAAGAAGTAGAATTCTTTGGAAAATTTATTCTCTGTTCAAATAATGAAGACAATTTCATTCAAATCGATGAAAATGAGATCCGATTCTGGATAATCAAAGTAAGATCAATCAAAAGCGAGAACACTGAATTTCTGCACAATCTCTACAAGGAGATTCCCTATTTCCTTCGTTACCTAATTCAAAGACCCTTCCACAGTCATAAGGAGACAAGGATGTGGTTCACAGATTCACAGATCAGAACGAAGGCTCTTCAAAGATTGGTTTGGAAGAACAGCAATAAACTGGAATCCAAGATCATCGAACTTTTATATGAGTTTTTCGAAAGTAATGAAGACAGCAAAATCCATTGTATTCCTCAGGATATTTTCAATATGCTGGGTAAAAAATGTTCAAAAACAGTTATTGGACAATCAATGATGTCAGGAAATTACTCAAAGAAATCTGGAAACTCGAGCCTGAAAAAAATTCATTAG
- the istB gene encoding IS21-like element helper ATPase IstB: MNEPTVSKMKQMKLYGMHNAFKTAIESGRTDHYTLDQFISMLIDAEWDERHNRRIERSIKNAKFHYRSSIESINFDDTRNLDRNLVMRLAGCEFVEKNENILITGSTGVGKSYLGTALGYQACIEGFKVNYFNTSKLFAKLKMAKADGSYLRELAKIQRQDVIILDDFGLQALDSANRITLLEIIEDRHNNGSIIVTSQIPVQGWYDIIGEKTIADAILDRLIHQSHRLELQGESMRKKRGVNRE, from the coding sequence ATGAACGAACCGACAGTGAGCAAAATGAAGCAAATGAAGCTTTACGGCATGCACAATGCCTTTAAGACCGCTATTGAAAGCGGAAGGACAGACCATTATACCCTCGACCAGTTTATATCGATGCTCATCGATGCCGAATGGGATGAGAGGCACAACAGGCGCATAGAGCGAAGCATCAAAAATGCAAAGTTCCATTACAGGTCCAGTATTGAAAGTATCAACTTCGATGACACCCGCAATCTCGACCGTAATCTGGTAATGCGTCTTGCAGGATGTGAGTTCGTAGAAAAAAATGAAAACATCCTGATCACAGGAAGTACAGGCGTGGGTAAAAGTTACCTGGGAACCGCATTGGGCTATCAGGCCTGTATCGAAGGCTTCAAGGTCAATTATTTTAATACTTCCAAGCTGTTTGCCAAACTAAAAATGGCAAAAGCAGACGGGTCATACCTGCGCGAACTTGCAAAAATACAAAGACAGGATGTGATCATCCTTGATGATTTTGGTCTTCAGGCTTTGGACAGTGCCAACAGGATAACCCTTCTGGAGATCATAGAAGACCGTCACAACAACGGATCCATCATTGTAACATCGCAGATCCCGGTGCAGGGCTGGTATGACATTATTGGTGAAAAGACCATTGCCGATGCTATTCTGGACAGACTTATACATCAGTCTCACCGCCTGGAACTCCAGGGGGAATCTATGAGAAAAAAGAGAGGAGTTAACAGGGAGTAA
- the istA gene encoding IS21 family transposase, whose product MANKITDMSKIRKVIKFYSTGKSKLFISSYLSLSRNTVKKYISLYEILGLNLDAINAKTDAELELLFSNTTAESISPKLQSLYDFFPKMERELKKVGITIHHMWEQYLALHPDGFQSSQFRHHYKIWGKRVNPVMHMNHKSGDKMYVDYAGKTLSIIDKESGELKEVQFFVAILGASQYTYAEASMSQQKEDFVRSVENAIRFFEGTPAAIVPDNLKSAVIKSSRFEPTINETLADLAEHYETTILPARAYKPRDKSLVEGAVKILYRRIYANLQQGSCGLDELNSEIWDLLDSHNKRKLTGRPYSRYELFLEDEKQQLRPLPERRFEIRYQSFATVMQNGHVQLSRDKNYYSVPYQYIKKKIKILYTSSTVEIYYKYNRIAMHRRNYKPYVYTTITEHLASTHQFVAGWSAARFIDWANSIDTAVGEYILQIIDSRNHPEQAYKSCLGILNFEKKVGRERLINACKRALDFKIYSFKTVQKILENNLDQMIDPEKEEKEQELPDHGNIRGKQYYH is encoded by the coding sequence ATGGCAAATAAAATAACAGACATGAGTAAAATTAGAAAAGTCATAAAATTCTACAGCACTGGAAAGAGCAAGTTATTTATAAGCAGCTATTTATCCCTTTCCAGAAATACCGTTAAAAAATACATCTCATTGTATGAGATTCTGGGCTTAAACCTTGATGCGATCAATGCCAAGACAGATGCCGAGCTGGAACTTTTGTTTTCCAATACCACCGCGGAGTCCATTAGCCCCAAACTACAGTCCCTGTACGATTTTTTCCCAAAGATGGAACGTGAGCTCAAAAAGGTAGGAATCACTATCCATCATATGTGGGAGCAATATCTTGCACTGCATCCTGATGGTTTTCAGAGTTCACAGTTCCGGCATCATTACAAGATATGGGGCAAGCGTGTGAACCCGGTGATGCATATGAATCACAAATCCGGTGATAAGATGTATGTCGATTATGCAGGGAAAACACTCTCCATTATTGATAAGGAAAGCGGGGAGCTTAAAGAAGTTCAGTTTTTTGTAGCTATTCTGGGAGCAAGCCAGTACACGTATGCTGAAGCCTCTATGAGCCAGCAGAAGGAAGATTTTGTACGTTCTGTAGAAAATGCCATCCGCTTTTTTGAAGGCACACCGGCAGCGATCGTTCCTGATAATTTAAAATCCGCAGTGATCAAAAGCAGCCGTTTTGAACCCACCATCAATGAGACCCTGGCCGATCTGGCCGAACATTATGAAACGACCATCTTGCCTGCCAGGGCTTACAAACCGAGGGATAAATCCTTGGTAGAGGGAGCGGTAAAGATCCTGTACAGAAGGATCTACGCCAACCTTCAACAGGGATCCTGCGGCCTGGATGAACTAAATAGTGAGATCTGGGATCTGTTGGACTCTCATAACAAACGCAAGCTCACAGGACGCCCTTACTCCCGCTACGAGCTGTTCCTGGAGGACGAGAAGCAGCAGCTGCGCCCACTGCCTGAGCGTCGTTTTGAGATCAGGTACCAATCCTTTGCAACAGTGATGCAGAACGGGCACGTACAGTTGAGCCGGGATAAGAACTACTACAGTGTTCCGTACCAGTATATCAAGAAAAAGATCAAGATCCTATACACATCTTCCACTGTGGAGATCTACTATAAATACAACAGGATCGCGATGCACAGACGCAATTACAAGCCTTATGTCTACACGACCATTACAGAACATTTAGCCAGCACCCACCAGTTCGTGGCCGGATGGAGTGCTGCCCGCTTTATCGATTGGGCAAACAGTATTGATACTGCAGTGGGAGAATATATCCTCCAAATTATCGACAGTCGGAATCATCCCGAGCAAGCTTACAAAAGCTGCCTGGGAATCCTGAACTTCGAAAAGAAAGTAGGAAGAGAGCGATTGATAAATGCTTGTAAACGGGCATTGGATTTTAAGATCTACAGCTTTAAGACCGTACAGAAGATATTGGAGAACAATCTGGATCAGATGATCGATCCGGAAAAAGAAGAAAAGGAGCAGGAACTGCCTGATCACGGCAACATCAGAGGAAAACAATATTATCATTAA
- a CDS encoding RagB/SusD family nutrient uptake outer membrane protein produces MRKTKIFLISLSLILISFGCSDFLDEKSDLKLATLDRLEDNQMLLNNYGFLNVDFASSGETSSDDYYLTDADYNGLSFEATKRFHTWMPDNVANPISSGNDWSTCYRSIYICNAVLFNMQDKNFTGEQADNIRGQALALRAFRYLDAAQIWCKVYNPQTAGTDLGLPLRLDPDMNIPSVRSTVKQTYEQIISDLQTAIPLLLPKQISGMRISRAAVYGLLARTYLFMGDYNNALYNTQQALSINNELMDFNTLNSNADFPIEEMNKEILLWTAITYESHLMPAKIPDHIYQMYNNNDLRKTVFFRKNTANEVLFKGYYNNVNGPIVSVATDELYLMVAECNVRLNKIQEGMGYLNNLLSKRWKTGTYVPITASSQLDALTIILKERRKELLIRGLRWSDLKRYNRDGANITLTRTVNGQTYTLPPNDPRYAIAIPEDIISLTGMPQNPR; encoded by the coding sequence ATGAGAAAAACTAAAATATTTTTAATATCATTATCATTAATTCTGATCTCGTTTGGATGCAGTGATTTTTTAGATGAAAAGTCCGACCTGAAACTGGCGACTCTGGACAGATTGGAAGACAACCAGATGCTTCTCAATAATTATGGTTTCCTCAATGTCGACTTTGCTTCGAGTGGAGAAACAAGTTCGGATGATTATTATCTTACAGATGCGGATTACAATGGTTTGAGCTTTGAGGCGACCAAACGTTTTCATACGTGGATGCCTGATAATGTGGCGAATCCCATTTCATCAGGAAATGATTGGTCTACCTGTTACAGAAGCATCTATATTTGTAATGCCGTTCTGTTCAATATGCAGGATAAAAACTTTACAGGAGAACAGGCAGATAACATCAGAGGTCAGGCATTGGCATTACGTGCTTTCCGATATCTGGATGCTGCTCAGATCTGGTGTAAGGTTTATAATCCTCAAACTGCAGGAACAGATTTGGGGCTTCCGCTAAGACTTGACCCCGATATGAATATTCCATCAGTGCGTTCAACAGTCAAGCAGACCTATGAGCAAATCATCAGTGATCTGCAGACTGCAATACCGTTACTCTTGCCTAAGCAGATTTCAGGGATGCGTATATCAAGAGCCGCTGTGTACGGTTTATTGGCTCGTACCTATCTATTCATGGGAGATTATAATAATGCGCTTTACAATACTCAGCAAGCATTGAGCATCAATAATGAGCTGATGGATTTTAATACTCTGAATTCCAATGCTGATTTTCCTATTGAGGAAATGAATAAAGAAATTCTTTTGTGGACAGCTATAACCTATGAGTCCCACTTAATGCCTGCCAAGATTCCCGACCACATTTACCAGATGTATAATAACAATGATTTGCGCAAAACTGTATTTTTCAGAAAAAATACAGCTAATGAAGTTCTATTCAAAGGCTACTATAATAATGTCAATGGACCGATTGTCAGTGTGGCAACCGATGAACTTTATTTGATGGTAGCTGAGTGTAATGTAAGACTGAATAAAATCCAAGAAGGTATGGGTTATCTCAATAATTTGCTTTCCAAAAGATGGAAAACAGGAACTTATGTTCCGATAACAGCAAGTTCACAGTTAGATGCTCTGACTATTATTTTGAAGGAAAGAAGAAAAGAACTTCTCATTCGTGGACTAAGATGGTCAGACCTAAAAAGATACAATCGTGATGGTGCAAATATTACACTTACCAGAACGGTTAACGGGCAAACCTACACTTTACCTCCCAATGATCCACGATATGCAATAGCTATTCCCGAAGATATTATTTCGCTTACGGGAATGCCACAGAATCCAAGATAA
- a CDS encoding SusC/RagA family TonB-linked outer membrane protein — protein MKKLLVLPVLCYCVPIMAQQMFTGSVIDEKTRLPVRGATITIQNSKTVTTTDRYGNFSLSTNYKKINLVIIGKGYEEQVIFLELPLKEPLKINLSEKIAQIDEVVLTTGYQKIPKERSTGSFSSVSNAALNTQVSTNILDRLAATANGIVINKGTSQGGSQIMVRGLSTIQGPKSPLIVVDNFPYDGDISNIDPNIVESITVLKDAAASSIWGARAANGVIVITTKTAKYNQPVTVNFNTYLMTSPKPDFNYLKTMSSADYIDVEQEMFKKNFYNTDINSTSHPVLSPVVDLLNKEKKGLLSSEYVRNEIERLKTIDSRDQYKKYMYQPLENRQYSLSMAGGAPQFSWTSSLGYDDNTGNLGEKYERVNLRFHNTWQPLKNLTLNTGIFFTHSATQSGRSAFGSIIMKTNAVPYMEMADAFGNPLAVSKSYEQGYKSALGNGKLLDWNYYPLTDWEHNTAKSRSSEIILNAGLNYKLLKGLDVDIKYQYQRTTGLSNTLYDEGSYFVRDYVNRFTVINSNGSLTYNVPKGAIIDKTNSQLLINNFRGQLNFNRSFGNHQVSAILGSEVRDSNSQSSNNRYYGYDSNNLSFGTVDLSKRFPIIAGGTAFIDNLNSLRESTNRFVSVYANAAYTFDNRYTISGSARRDASNLFGLKTNDQWNPFWSAGLSWNVGNEKFYSVSWLPDLKLRGSYGFNGNINPAMVAVTTMALLGVSTYTQEQMARFDNYYNPQLRWETVRMINAGLDFATKNNRISGSVEYFQKKGENLFGQVPLDYTIGLSSLVWNVAGIEGKGVDVELKTININKSFRWLTTLNFSTYKDKVTKYYPSSTMARNFVLASVPISGIEGLPVYSMFGYQWAGLDPQTGDPRGYLNGEVSKDYANIMGGDVKDLKYFGSAVPTVYGSFTNTFAYKQLSLDVGITYKLGYYFRKPSINYTSLFREWNGHSDYEQRWQKPGDEAFTNVPSNLYQTNSNRDAFYAGSAALIEKGDHIRLQYINLGYEISKKQWRGLPLKSLQMYANVSNLGILWQESKSGIDPDFNLGNNVLKPPMTFTLGLKAKF, from the coding sequence ATGAAGAAATTATTAGTGCTTCCCGTCCTATGCTATTGCGTGCCTATAATGGCACAGCAGATGTTTACAGGAAGCGTTATCGACGAAAAAACCCGATTACCTGTAAGAGGAGCAACAATCACCATACAGAACTCAAAAACCGTAACTACTACGGACAGATATGGAAACTTCAGTCTTAGTACCAATTACAAAAAAATCAATCTTGTTATTATCGGTAAAGGCTATGAAGAGCAGGTCATTTTTTTGGAGCTTCCTTTGAAAGAACCATTAAAAATTAATCTATCCGAAAAGATAGCCCAAATAGATGAGGTAGTACTCACGACAGGTTATCAGAAAATCCCTAAAGAACGTTCCACAGGTTCTTTTTCATCGGTGAGTAATGCAGCCCTGAATACACAGGTTTCCACCAATATTCTTGACCGTTTAGCTGCGACAGCCAACGGAATTGTTATTAATAAAGGTACTTCCCAAGGAGGCTCACAAATTATGGTCAGAGGTCTAAGTACCATTCAGGGACCTAAATCGCCTTTGATTGTAGTAGACAATTTTCCTTATGACGGGGACATCAGCAATATTGATCCCAACATTGTTGAAAGCATTACCGTTCTTAAAGATGCCGCCGCATCGAGTATCTGGGGAGCAAGGGCGGCTAACGGTGTGATTGTCATTACAACCAAAACAGCAAAGTACAACCAGCCTGTGACCGTCAATTTCAATACTTATTTAATGACGAGTCCAAAGCCTGATTTCAATTATCTGAAAACAATGTCAAGTGCAGACTACATCGATGTCGAACAGGAAATGTTCAAGAAGAATTTCTACAATACAGATATTAATTCCACAAGTCATCCTGTATTATCTCCTGTGGTTGACCTTTTGAATAAAGAAAAGAAAGGACTGCTTTCATCCGAATATGTAAGAAACGAAATAGAACGCCTAAAGACGATTGACTCCCGTGACCAATACAAAAAGTATATGTATCAGCCTTTGGAGAACAGACAGTATTCGCTAAGTATGGCAGGCGGAGCTCCTCAATTTTCTTGGACATCATCTTTGGGATATGATGACAATACGGGAAATCTTGGTGAAAAATACGAGCGTGTGAACCTTCGTTTTCACAATACCTGGCAACCACTGAAGAACCTTACTTTGAACACAGGAATCTTTTTCACTCATTCAGCGACCCAAAGCGGACGCAGTGCTTTTGGAAGCATTATTATGAAAACCAACGCTGTTCCCTATATGGAAATGGCAGATGCATTCGGAAATCCGTTGGCAGTTTCAAAATCTTATGAGCAGGGTTATAAATCAGCATTAGGAAACGGAAAATTACTGGACTGGAATTATTATCCGCTTACCGATTGGGAGCACAATACTGCTAAAAGCAGAAGTTCGGAAATCATTCTCAACGCAGGATTGAATTACAAACTGTTGAAAGGATTGGATGTTGATATAAAATATCAGTATCAAAGAACTACTGGACTTTCCAATACCCTTTATGATGAAGGAAGTTACTTTGTAAGAGATTATGTAAACAGGTTCACGGTCATTAATTCCAATGGCAGTCTGACCTACAATGTACCCAAAGGAGCAATAATAGATAAGACCAACTCGCAATTGTTAATTAACAACTTCAGAGGACAGCTCAACTTTAACAGAAGTTTTGGTAACCATCAGGTTTCAGCTATTTTGGGAAGTGAGGTAAGAGATTCCAATTCACAGTCGAGCAATAACCGTTATTATGGCTACGACTCGAATAACCTTTCCTTTGGAACGGTCGACCTCAGCAAGAGATTCCCGATCATTGCAGGAGGTACAGCTTTTATCGATAATCTGAATTCTTTGAGGGAATCAACCAATCGTTTTGTTTCGGTCTATGCCAATGCAGCCTACACATTTGATAACCGATATACCATATCGGGAAGTGCCCGTCGTGATGCCAGCAACTTGTTCGGGCTGAAGACCAATGACCAATGGAATCCTTTCTGGTCGGCAGGTCTATCTTGGAATGTAGGCAATGAAAAGTTCTATTCTGTGAGCTGGCTTCCTGATCTGAAATTGAGAGGTTCTTATGGTTTCAATGGGAATATCAATCCTGCAATGGTGGCTGTAACAACAATGGCATTGCTCGGTGTTTCAACATACACGCAGGAGCAGATGGCGAGATTTGACAATTACTACAATCCCCAGCTTCGTTGGGAAACGGTCAGAATGATCAATGCAGGATTGGATTTTGCAACCAAAAACAACCGAATTTCAGGTTCAGTGGAGTATTTCCAGAAAAAAGGAGAAAATCTTTTCGGACAGGTTCCACTGGATTACACCATTGGACTAAGCAGTCTTGTATGGAATGTTGCAGGAATAGAAGGAAAAGGTGTTGATGTGGAACTCAAGACCATCAATATCAACAAATCATTCAGATGGCTTACAACACTTAATTTCAGTACCTACAAAGATAAAGTGACGAAGTATTATCCGAGCAGTACTATGGCAAGGAACTTCGTACTTGCTTCTGTTCCTATATCAGGAATTGAAGGCTTACCTGTGTATTCGATGTTCGGTTATCAATGGGCAGGACTTGACCCTCAGACAGGTGACCCAAGAGGTTATCTGAATGGAGAGGTCAGTAAGGATTACGCTAATATAATGGGTGGCGATGTCAAAGACCTAAAGTATTTCGGTTCAGCAGTACCAACTGTTTACGGTTCTTTCACGAACACGTTTGCTTACAAGCAACTAAGCCTTGATGTTGGAATTACTTATAAGCTGGGTTATTATTTCAGAAAACCGTCCATTAACTACACCAGTTTATTCAGGGAATGGAATGGTCACAGCGATTACGAGCAGAGATGGCAGAAACCAGGTGATGAAGCCTTTACCAATGTTCCTTCCAATCTCTATCAGACGAATTCCAACAGGGATGCATTCTATGCAGGTTCGGCTGCCCTGATTGAAAAAGGCGACCATATCCGTCTGCAGTACATCAATCTTGGATATGAGATCAGTAAAAAGCAATGGCGTGGTTTACCGCTTAAAAGTCTTCAGATGTATGCCAATGTGAGTAATCTCGGAATACTTTGGCAAGAGAGTAAAAGCGGAATCGACCCTGATTTCAATTTGGGAAACAATGTCTTAAAACCTCCTATGACCTTCACCTTAGGATTAAAAGCTAAATTTTAA
- a CDS encoding TlpA family protein disulfide reductase, whose protein sequence is MKNIFCRGLLSLIFTLVATTTSLAQNRSLKIGDPIPESFWATPLQVVNHPQKTIDLSEDKNKLILIDFWSTWCSACLINLPKIESLQQKFGNKIKILPVSSQDKAALEKFFSSPNGKRHNNMLSTYDDKKLHDLFPHAGVPFIIWIKDGKVFNSTDAGQLTEQTINEVLSGDKSSLQTIIQMDRARPLMLSEDYERQRNVQLLNYSFFAKGQIPDIGAGGTYRKTASGKIHGRQFTNVPLWSIYYPIGYELIKQQDKMSFTGKRIIINVNQPEQLMPIEKSDGSNDGTNLYNYEFIIPEQKSDYLYNYMLEDLNRYSGYTVTFEKRPVKCFVLVRTSTKDKLATKGGEKRSTFPQTPSILKNVPLKNMVNMLNGEIPIRELFIDETGYKGNVDLEVSGVKDIATLKKELRKYDLDLIPQERQVLMMVIKD, encoded by the coding sequence ATGAAAAATATCTTTTGCAGGGGGCTTTTGTCCCTTATTTTTACACTTGTGGCAACCACCACGTCTCTTGCCCAGAACAGGTCTCTTAAAATTGGAGATCCCATTCCTGAAAGTTTTTGGGCAACACCTTTACAGGTTGTTAATCATCCTCAGAAAACGATTGATCTTTCAGAGGATAAGAATAAATTAATCCTAATAGATTTTTGGAGTACATGGTGCAGTGCCTGCCTGATCAATCTTCCTAAAATTGAATCATTGCAACAAAAGTTCGGAAATAAAATCAAAATACTTCCGGTAAGCAGCCAGGATAAAGCCGCTTTGGAAAAATTCTTCTCTTCTCCAAATGGGAAGAGGCATAATAATATGCTGTCTACCTACGATGACAAGAAACTTCACGACCTGTTTCCACATGCAGGTGTTCCGTTTATCATATGGATCAAGGACGGAAAAGTATTCAATTCGACTGATGCAGGACAGCTTACTGAACAAACCATCAATGAAGTGCTAAGCGGTGATAAATCATCCCTTCAGACCATTATCCAAATGGACAGGGCAAGGCCATTGATGCTATCCGAAGACTATGAGCGTCAGAGAAATGTTCAACTCCTCAATTATTCATTTTTTGCTAAAGGACAAATTCCTGACATTGGTGCAGGGGGAACATATCGCAAAACAGCATCAGGAAAAATCCACGGTAGACAATTTACCAATGTTCCCTTATGGAGTATATATTATCCTATAGGATATGAGCTTATCAAACAGCAAGATAAAATGTCTTTCACAGGAAAAAGGATAATTATCAACGTTAATCAACCAGAACAACTAATGCCGATAGAAAAATCAGACGGCTCAAATGATGGAACCAATCTCTATAACTACGAGTTCATTATCCCAGAACAGAAATCTGATTATCTCTACAATTATATGCTGGAAGATCTCAATCGTTATTCAGGTTATACTGTAACTTTTGAGAAAAGACCTGTAAAATGTTTTGTTCTAGTGAGAACAAGCACAAAAGACAAGCTGGCAACCAAAGGAGGTGAAAAGCGTTCCACCTTTCCACAAACCCCATCCATCCTTAAAAATGTACCGCTTAAAAATATGGTCAATATGCTTAACGGTGAAATTCCCATCAGGGAATTGTTTATCGATGAGACAGGATACAAGGGCAATGTTGATTTGGAAGTTTCGGGAGTCAAAGATATTGCCACCTTAAAAAAAGAGCTTCGGAAATACGACCTTGACCTGATACCTCAAGAGCGTCAGGTTTTGATGATGGTCATCAAAGACTAG
- a CDS encoding helix-turn-helix domain-containing protein has product MNKSDKKARLVSPEYRGQIGKKLKQRRIELNFSINDIAFMTDITDNTVLSIEKGITTNIDYYVEYAKAVHYPLETLDDFKIKLVPHKALPDDRKAKANLTGKIRKCIVQSSFLNTGKTVAEIKAELINFKLIDATQVSSTEIAGVMRNFVIDGIVKIENKVGRKNIYIK; this is encoded by the coding sequence TTGAATAAATCTGATAAAAAAGCAAGATTAGTTTCTCCTGAATATAGAGGACAGATTGGCAAAAAACTAAAGCAGAGAAGAATTGAACTTAATTTCTCTATTAATGATATTGCTTTTATGACGGATATAACAGACAATACTGTTCTTAGCATTGAGAAAGGGATTACTACAAATATTGATTATTATGTAGAATATGCTAAGGCTGTCCATTATCCATTAGAAACTTTAGATGATTTTAAGATTAAATTAGTACCTCATAAAGCCCTTCCAGACGATAGGAAAGCAAAAGCAAATTTAACTGGTAAAATTCGAAAATGTATTGTACAATCTAGTTTTCTCAACACCGGTAAAACCGTAGCAGAAATTAAAGCAGAGCTGATTAATTTTAAGTTAATTGATGCTACACAAGTTTCATCTACTGAAATTGCTGGAGTAATGCGCAACTTTGTTATTGATGGTATAGTTAAGATAGAAAATAAGGTGGGACGAAAGAATATTTATATTAAATAA